One window of Biomphalaria glabrata chromosome 6, xgBioGlab47.1, whole genome shotgun sequence genomic DNA carries:
- the LOC106080008 gene encoding uncharacterized protein LOC106080008 has product MPSAKIQMGKWSVLVLVAIAVALAEGVNQYRSRDEFRQIWNYTDFPDPQSPNEEERLRCHRHSISSVCNPNNIISKTDADAIDNEITKIYKETQCSCHECYKNKHGYAIRVALINEFEKFRKNAPLSKKELLWEAKMFTYLLSQKWRMQGSCNETVLIFYSKNDNVLFTLTREIAGKKLFDRDIARISMAVRSYFVNSDDTRSIGDGLLELIRRYRLIFDGKYQEAFKSVSGTKP; this is encoded by the exons ATGCCTTCGGCAAAG ATACAAATGGGCAAGTGGTCTGTTCTTGTATTGGTGGCAATAGCAGTTGCCTTGGCTGAGGGCGTTAATCAATACAGGTCTAGAGACGAATTTCGTCAGATATGGAATTATACAGATTTTCCAGACCCACAATCTCCCAATGAAGAAGAGCGCCTTCGTTGTCATCGACACTCTATATCTAGTGTCTGCAATCCAAACAATATTATCAGCAAAACTGATG CTGATGCCATAGATAATGAGATCACCAAGATATACAAAGAAACTCAGTGTTCTTGCCATGAGTGCTACAAAAACAAGCATGGCTATGCTATTAGAGTGGCTTTGATCAATGAATTTGAAAAGTTTAGAAA GAATGCTCCACTCTCCAAAAAGGAATTATTATGGGAAGCTAAAATGTTCACCTATTTGCTGTCACAGAAATGGAGAATGCAAGGCTCTTGCAATGAAACTGTCTTGATCTTTTATTCCAAAAATGACAATGTG CTGTTTACCCTGACCAGAGAGATTGCTGGAAAGAAGCTGTTTGATAGAGATATTGCTCGGATCTCTATGGCAGTCCGCTCATACTTTGTCAATTCAGATGATACCCGCAGTATTGGTGATGGCTTGTTGGAATTGATTCGTAGATACAG GCTGATATTTGATGGCAAATATCAAGAAGCTTTCAAGTCTGTCTCTGGAACAAAACCCTAA